The following proteins are encoded in a genomic region of Saccharopolyspora antimicrobica:
- a CDS encoding MFS transporter has protein sequence MTATIERTGSGVGLLAVLMPAVLVTVIASDMVNLMLPSIGAEFGAAEAELAWVVTGFLLVFAVGIPIYGRVSDRVGLRQLFGFALLAYAAGSLVCALAPDLLVLVLGRIAMGIGAAAIPVLSVIAITRLLPADRRGTAIGVVSAAAGVGTAAGPALGGGVGQFLGWRTLFWFMAGIVLVLLPAAWRALPGAAPAGGNKFDLLGGVLLGTGAGFLLFGATQAQVSGLAALPAWGSFLASAVAIALFGWRTVRAAQPFVPPSLFTNRVYRIAVVVTFLAMAVNLGGLVFVPLLLVDVNGLAPGTGALVMVPAGIAVAVLSPLIGRITDRIGTRLLVLAGLTIMALSAAFLAAAHSVLPTAAGILGLSVGFILVLTPIINAAAGALPPEQVGVGIGILQGAQFLGAGTGPALFGVLLAARQQQIGAEAAFSQVFLAMAVIVVLALIAASRMRPER, from the coding sequence ATGACAGCCACGATCGAACGGACCGGTTCGGGGGTGGGCCTGCTGGCGGTCCTCATGCCCGCTGTCCTCGTCACGGTCATCGCCAGCGACATGGTCAACCTGATGCTCCCGTCGATCGGCGCGGAGTTCGGCGCCGCGGAGGCCGAACTCGCCTGGGTGGTGACCGGGTTCCTGCTGGTGTTCGCGGTCGGAATCCCCATTTACGGCCGCGTTTCCGACCGGGTGGGCCTGCGGCAGCTGTTCGGCTTCGCGCTGCTGGCCTACGCCGCCGGGAGCCTGGTGTGCGCGCTGGCACCGGATCTCCTCGTCCTCGTGCTCGGGCGGATCGCGATGGGCATCGGGGCGGCCGCGATACCGGTGCTCTCGGTCATCGCCATCACCAGGCTGCTGCCCGCGGACCGGCGCGGCACGGCGATCGGCGTCGTCAGCGCGGCCGCGGGCGTCGGCACCGCAGCCGGGCCGGCGCTGGGCGGTGGCGTCGGCCAGTTCCTCGGCTGGCGCACGCTGTTCTGGTTCATGGCCGGGATCGTGCTCGTGCTGCTCCCGGCGGCGTGGCGCGCGCTGCCCGGTGCCGCCCCGGCGGGCGGGAACAAGTTCGATCTGCTCGGCGGCGTTCTGCTGGGCACCGGAGCCGGGTTCCTGCTCTTCGGCGCGACGCAGGCGCAGGTCTCCGGGCTCGCCGCTCTCCCGGCCTGGGGCAGCTTCCTGGCATCAGCAGTCGCAATCGCGCTGTTCGGGTGGCGCACCGTTCGCGCCGCGCAGCCCTTCGTGCCGCCCTCGCTGTTCACCAACCGCGTCTACCGGATCGCCGTTGTCGTCACGTTCCTGGCCATGGCCGTCAACCTCGGCGGGCTGGTCTTCGTGCCGCTGCTGCTCGTCGACGTCAACGGCCTGGCCCCGGGAACCGGCGCCCTGGTCATGGTCCCGGCCGGGATCGCCGTCGCCGTGCTCTCCCCGCTGATCGGCCGGATCACCGATCGCATCGGCACCCGCCTGCTGGTCCTGGCCGGACTGACGATCATGGCGCTGTCGGCCGCGTTCCTCGCCGCAGCCCACTCGGTGCTGCCGACCGCAGCCGGAATCCTCGGTCTCAGCGTAGGTTTCATCCTGGTGCTCACGCCGATCATCAACGCCGCGGCCGGTGCGCTGCCGCCCGAGCAGGTCGGCGTCGGCATCGGAATCCTGCAAGGAGCCCAGTTCCTAGGCGCGGGCACCGGCCCGGCGCTGTTCGGCGTGCTGCTCGCCGCGCGGCAGCAGCAGATCGGCGCCGAAGCCGCCTTCTCCCAGGTCTTCCTGGCCATGGCGGTGATCGTCGTGCTCGCCCTGATCGCGGCGTCGCGGATGCGCCCCGAGCGCTGA